The following coding sequences are from one Coffea arabica cultivar ET-39 chromosome 11e, Coffea Arabica ET-39 HiFi, whole genome shotgun sequence window:
- the LOC113717683 gene encoding uncharacterized protein isoform X1, with protein MYRSLGRNRLIYRAHVAYYVKTGLVDQAIKVFDEMTQSDCRVFSIDYNRFIGVLIAHSRFNLAEHYYTEMQPKGFSLNSFTYSRFISGLCKVKNFELIDRLLVDMDRLGVVPDIWACNIYLNLLCSESLVDFALKVLKAMGEKGREPDRVSYTIAINGLCGVGRFDDAVELWHIMIKKGLSLDNKACRALVLGLCQNGKVDLAYELTLGQMKDKVKFSTQIYNALIHGFCRAGRIDKAQAIKRFMKRNGCEPDIVTYNVLLNFCCDEVMLAEAEKLIENMEKGGMEPDSYSYNQLLKGLCKANRVDKAYKLMLNKMEARGMVDVVTFNTIISSLCKVGRSRRAYALLDEMGQKGVIPDVITFTILIEASLREGNSSTAKKLLDQMTEMGLIPDRVLYTVIINHLCQSDSVERAQSIFRDMIAQGLAPDVVCYNALIRGFCRASRVDEAMHLYEDMKTRGLHPDGVTFGLIIGGLLQEKKISLASAVWDCMMEKGFTLDHKLSNTLINAMHSKDASYMNIRHG; from the exons ATGTACAGGTCTCTGGGTCGAAATCGGCTCATCTACCGGGCTCACGTAGCATACTACGTTAAAACTGGCTTAGTTGATCAAGCGATCAAGGTGTTCGACGAAATGACTCAATCAGATTGCAGAGTTTTCAGCATTGACTACAATAGGTTTATTGGCGTCTTGATTGCCCATTCACGTTTTAACTTAGCTGAACATTATTATACTGAAATGCAGCCGAAAGGGTTCTCTTTGAATTCATTTACATATTCGAGGTTCATTTCTGGTTTGTGTAAAGTTAAGAACTTTGAGCTGATTGATAGGCTTTTAGTTGACATGGATAGGCTTGGTGTCGTACCGGATATTTGGGCGTGTAATATATATTTGAATCTTTTATGTAGTGAGAGTTTAGTGGATTTTGCTTTAAAGGTTTTGAAAGCAATGGGAGAGAAGGGGAGGGAGCCTGATCGGGTAAGCTATACTATAGCAATTAATGGGTTATGTGGGGTTGGGCGGTTTGATGATGCAGTTGAATTGTGGCATATTATGATTAAGAAAGGCCTTAGTTTGGATAATAAGGCTTGTAGAGCACTTGTTTTAGGATTGTGCCAAAATGGGAAGGTTGATTTGGCATATGAGCTTACATTAGGACAAATGAAAGACAAAGTTAAGTTTTCCACACAGATTTACAATGCACTTATTCATGGGTTTTGTAGAGCTGGTAGGATTGATAAAGCACAAGCAATAAAAAGGTTTATGAAGAGAAATGGTTGTGAGCCAGATATAGTTACTTACAATGTGCTTCTGAATTTCTGTTGTGATGAGGTTATGTTGGCGGAAGCGGAGAAATTAATTGAAAATATGGAGAAGGGTGGAATGGAGCCTGATAGTTATAGCTATAATCAGCTTCTTAAGGGACTCTGCAAGGCCAATAGAGTTGATAAGGCTTACAAGTTGATGTTGAATAAGATGGAGGCCAGAGGCATGGTTGACGTTGTGACTTTTAACACTATCATTAGTTCATTGTGCAAGGTTGGCCGCAGTAGGAGGGCTTACGCGCTACTAGACGAGATGGGGCAAAAGGGAGTAATACCTGATGTTATAACTTTTACAATTCTTATAGAAGCTTCTCTGAGAGAAGGTAATTCTAGCACAGCTAAAAAGCTTCTTGACCAGATGACTGAGATGGGCCTCATACCAGATCGAGTGTTGTATACTGTAATAATTAATCATCTGTGCCAAAGTGATAGTGTAGAAAGGGCTCAGAGTATTTTCCGGGATATGATTGCACAGGGTCTTGCCCCTGATGTGGTTTGTTACAATGCTCTCATCAGAGGTTTCTGCAGAGCTTCTAGAGTTGATGAAGCCATGCATTTATACGAGGACATGAAAACTAGAGGTTTGCATCCAGATGGGGTGACTTTCGGATTGATCATTGGAGGTCTCCTACAGGAAAAAAAGATTTCATTGGCTTCTGCAGTATGGGATTGCATGATGGAGAAGGGTTTTACTCTTGACCACAAATTGTCCAATACCCTTATCAATGCCATGCATTCGAAGGACGCGTCCTATATGAATATCAGACATG GTTGA
- the LOC113717683 gene encoding uncharacterized protein isoform X2 yields MTQSDCRVFSIDYNRFIGVLIAHSRFNLAEHYYTEMQPKGFSLNSFTYSRFISGLCKVKNFELIDRLLVDMDRLGVVPDIWACNIYLNLLCSESLVDFALKVLKAMGEKGREPDRVSYTIAINGLCGVGRFDDAVELWHIMIKKGLSLDNKACRALVLGLCQNGKVDLAYELTLGQMKDKVKFSTQIYNALIHGFCRAGRIDKAQAIKRFMKRNGCEPDIVTYNVLLNFCCDEVMLAEAEKLIENMEKGGMEPDSYSYNQLLKGLCKANRVDKAYKLMLNKMEARGMVDVVTFNTIISSLCKVGRSRRAYALLDEMGQKGVIPDVITFTILIEASLREGNSSTAKKLLDQMTEMGLIPDRVLYTVIINHLCQSDSVERAQSIFRDMIAQGLAPDVVCYNALIRGFCRASRVDEAMHLYEDMKTRGLHPDGVTFGLIIGGLLQEKKISLASAVWDCMMEKGFTLDHKLSNTLINAMHSKDASYMNIRHG; encoded by the exons ATGACTCAATCAGATTGCAGAGTTTTCAGCATTGACTACAATAGGTTTATTGGCGTCTTGATTGCCCATTCACGTTTTAACTTAGCTGAACATTATTATACTGAAATGCAGCCGAAAGGGTTCTCTTTGAATTCATTTACATATTCGAGGTTCATTTCTGGTTTGTGTAAAGTTAAGAACTTTGAGCTGATTGATAGGCTTTTAGTTGACATGGATAGGCTTGGTGTCGTACCGGATATTTGGGCGTGTAATATATATTTGAATCTTTTATGTAGTGAGAGTTTAGTGGATTTTGCTTTAAAGGTTTTGAAAGCAATGGGAGAGAAGGGGAGGGAGCCTGATCGGGTAAGCTATACTATAGCAATTAATGGGTTATGTGGGGTTGGGCGGTTTGATGATGCAGTTGAATTGTGGCATATTATGATTAAGAAAGGCCTTAGTTTGGATAATAAGGCTTGTAGAGCACTTGTTTTAGGATTGTGCCAAAATGGGAAGGTTGATTTGGCATATGAGCTTACATTAGGACAAATGAAAGACAAAGTTAAGTTTTCCACACAGATTTACAATGCACTTATTCATGGGTTTTGTAGAGCTGGTAGGATTGATAAAGCACAAGCAATAAAAAGGTTTATGAAGAGAAATGGTTGTGAGCCAGATATAGTTACTTACAATGTGCTTCTGAATTTCTGTTGTGATGAGGTTATGTTGGCGGAAGCGGAGAAATTAATTGAAAATATGGAGAAGGGTGGAATGGAGCCTGATAGTTATAGCTATAATCAGCTTCTTAAGGGACTCTGCAAGGCCAATAGAGTTGATAAGGCTTACAAGTTGATGTTGAATAAGATGGAGGCCAGAGGCATGGTTGACGTTGTGACTTTTAACACTATCATTAGTTCATTGTGCAAGGTTGGCCGCAGTAGGAGGGCTTACGCGCTACTAGACGAGATGGGGCAAAAGGGAGTAATACCTGATGTTATAACTTTTACAATTCTTATAGAAGCTTCTCTGAGAGAAGGTAATTCTAGCACAGCTAAAAAGCTTCTTGACCAGATGACTGAGATGGGCCTCATACCAGATCGAGTGTTGTATACTGTAATAATTAATCATCTGTGCCAAAGTGATAGTGTAGAAAGGGCTCAGAGTATTTTCCGGGATATGATTGCACAGGGTCTTGCCCCTGATGTGGTTTGTTACAATGCTCTCATCAGAGGTTTCTGCAGAGCTTCTAGAGTTGATGAAGCCATGCATTTATACGAGGACATGAAAACTAGAGGTTTGCATCCAGATGGGGTGACTTTCGGATTGATCATTGGAGGTCTCCTACAGGAAAAAAAGATTTCATTGGCTTCTGCAGTATGGGATTGCATGATGGAGAAGGGTTTTACTCTTGACCACAAATTGTCCAATACCCTTATCAATGCCATGCATTCGAAGGACGCGTCCTATATGAATATCAGACATG GTTGA